actcaagtctcactttaattggattctcctagagaagtctttctctttcaatccgaataaccctgtctagggatttgtttgagcaagaacaaatgggatattcctctcatgacaccgagagtggatgatcctctatcaatactcaataatccccataaggttggttgccactccggATGACCAACTATGTTCGAACTGAAACTTTCAGgcatataagtctagtatcaaagagtaaagTACTCATATAGAATATCTttcgtgtctcaagtctaaagactaggtgctagtcatagatgccctacaagccaatcacgtgtgtgatgacacatgtgacttaacacataatttttttgtttattattattatttaacattttatcactGTATATtacatgttgcttgaatatattgtgatgtccatagatctgtgcaatgagaatcgaatcatgatgagagggacatcgagataatcagacagactagtgtgctttatacccattcatatgatggatccaactggtctcatagctgcttatgtggggacactaaggatacagtataagtgctcattggagaatgagttcactgattgatccgcttacggaatgttggatggttgatgatgccttattgttagatagtaatttcgtagtcccagtggtgtatctagtccttagacttgagacaccaagaatgtcctgtatgaatacTCTACTATTTAATACCTAACTTATAGGTCTgaaggttccaaatctagtatagccggtcatcaggagtggtagtcaaccttacgaggactattgagtgtcgatagatgatcatctgctctcggtgttatgagaggaatatcctatatattcttgctcaaacaaatccctggctatggTTATTTAGATTGATAGAGAAagatttctccgggagaatccgattagaacgagactcgagtagaaaccgtatggtctGACAGCACTTTGCTTGGTATACGGTCTTtagaatattagatagatgagggactataggtaaatagtaactaaggacagatatgtccaatagattggattcccctatatcgtttgaggattacggtgtagtggcctaatacgtctgtagtcgatgagtcaagtgaattattatggagataataattcactaagccagaataaGTTTTGATAGgtttgactcatggccagctcgatattgggcctagagggtaacacacatatggtaggtgttgcgataagtagaggttcagatatgagatatccgttggagcccctatcttattagatatctaataagcccttgaattattggatcatatgaatgagatccaataagagctaatgagagattattggatagagatccactaatctaagtggcttgggtagttggatggagattcaatactcaatagggcaggatctatgagggttatgttgataggggacctctataaataggagggaaccaatggttcaaagACTAGAGCAATTTTAGGTTgtaatctcctattctcctccccttctcctccttagatagcaggcttggtgatttgaggagcatcgtcgcaacattATTATGTGGATTacagctagagaggaggacacttgacctccttcaccctctcttagagatctgcagggattcaggaatatacgatctccctaggtaacacaatctatctcacatgtggcttttaagttttatggattttgcgcatcaatattCGCATAACGACAAATACAACTTTTAGAAATTttggaattttatttttttgttcttccgatgCATATGTGATGTCGTTGCTTAGGTTTCCTAACACCAaggggctgcgacgacactcatCTAATCTCCAGACCTACTATTCGAGGAGAAGTAAAGAGGAGAATAAGATgtggcaaccaagagaagctctagcctatgaacatttagttctctcatatttatagaggccccttatcaacttaaccttaatagatcatgccatattgggtattggatcttcatccaactacccaagcctcttagattagtggatctctatccaataatctctcattggctcttattgaatctcatccattggatccaataattcataggcttattgaatatccaataagataggagctctgggggatatcttatatttgaacctctactcgtcgcaatacctaccatatgcgtgtaaccctctaggcccactatcgagttggctatgagtcaaacctattagaactccttcaggcttagtgaattattatctttataataattcactagactCATCGACTGTAGACGTACTAGACTACTATGACacaatccctagacgatataggggaatctaattcattggagctgtctgtcctcaattaccatgtatctatagtcccttctctatctaatatcctagagaccgtataccagacATGGCATTGTCAaactcatacagtttctactcgagtctcgctctaattagaatctctcagagaactctttctctctcaatccaaatgactttggctaaggatttgtctgactAAGAACACGTAGGATATTCCTTTCATAACATTGAGagtagataatcctctatcgacactcaacggtcctcgtaaggttggctatcactcctgATGATAGATTGTGTTAGATCTGGAACTTTCAAACTTAtaggtccagtatcaaagagtgtagcacttatacatgacatatttagtatctcaagtctgagGACCAAGGATAATGATTGCAAAATTAAACAATTAGAATTATATTAGgcaaatatgatatttttctttttttatatattcacTGCTAAACggatttagaagaaaaaaaaaaagcaagaaaaagatGATTCGGCGAGAATAAGAGCAGCGGAGCAACGGAACACTCCTCCCGTGCTTCACCGACACTCACCGTCTCCTCCTCATGGCGGCCGGTCATGAGCTCTACCCCCTCATTTTGGTCCCCGGCCTGAGCGGAAACCAGCTCGAGGCCCGGCTGACGGAGGATTACCTCCCGCCCCTGCCCGCCCTCCAAGCTCCGCAAGCCGCTGGCTGGTTCAGGATCTGGATGGACCGCTCCCTCCTCCTGGATTCCGCCGCCCAGCGATGCTTCGCCCACCAGCTGAGCCTCTTCTACGACCCCGACGCCGACGACTTCCGCAACGTGCCCGGCGTCGAAACCCGCGTCCCCTTCTTCGGCTCCACCGAGGGGTTACGATTCCTCGATCCCAACCGCAAGTAAGCAAAAGCCCCCCCTTCCTTCATCCTTCTTTCTTTCAAGGTTTGGGCCACTGATTGATCTACAGGATCAAGCAGTCCtctgttttatttcttttcttcttcatcttctttttgCACTGTTTCTATTTTACATTTGGGATCTGAAAACATGGTGCTATATTTTTCCTTTGATTTCAAGTAAGAAAATGACCATAATAATCAATAAAATTGACAATTTCTATTAGATTTTTTGCATATgttactctttcgaactttttggcCTCCAGCCAAATTATCCTAGCCTGGCACAAGGTTGACCAAATAAACTGCCCTTTCTGACCAAGAAATGAAGCACTGGTTGCAAATCATCCAAATATATTCTGTAATTGCAGATGCATTCTGAATGAGTGGTCTGATCTACTTTAGGATAATAATTTTGCATGATAAGCTAAGTCTTTTAACCATGACAAGTTTCCAGGGATTCTTCTATTTGCATGGATACCCTGGTGAAGTCCTTGGAAGAAATTGGGTACCAAGACAACCTCAACCTTTTCGGAGCACCTTACGATTTCCGATACAGCCTTGCCGGAGGAGGTCATCCATCAAAGGTGGCTACTCAATACCTTCAAGATCTTAGAGAGCTAGTTGAGCAGGCCAGCAAGATGAACGGAGACAAACCTGTGATCATTTTAACACACAGCTATGGTGGATTGCTCACCCTTCATCTCCTTAATCGCAATCCTTCATGGTGGCGCCGAAAGTTCATCAAGCACTTCATAGCACTGTCTGCACCGTGGGGAGGCATTGTCGTGGAAATGTTCATGTTCACCAGTGGAGACACAATAGGGATGCCTTTGGTGGACCCCTTAACAATAAGAGAACAATTCAGGAGAACAGAAAGCAACCTTTGGCTTCTGCCTTTCCCTAAAACATTTGGAAACAGACCGCTCGTCGTTACGAGAGACAGGAACTACTCGGCAACCAACATGGCAGAATTCCTGCAAGCAATTGGGTTCCAAGAGGGCGTAAAACCTTATGTATCTCGTATATTGCCGTTGCTAGAGGAGATGGCGGCGCCGGGAGTTCCAGTGACTTGCATTATAGGGGTTGGGGTGGACACTCCTGAAACATTTCTCTACAATGGTGAAGGAAAGTTTGACGAGCCTCCTGAGGTGGTTTCTGGTGATGGGGATGGGTTGGTGAATCTGGCTAGCTTATTGGCACTTGAATCAGAGTGGTCTGATGCTCCAGAACAAGAGCTCAAAGTCATCAAAATCCCAAATGCTACTCATGCTGGCATTCTCACCCAAGAATTTGCCGTAACAGAAATAATAAGACGAGTGTTGGATGTCAACTCTGTGCCTGCATGAATTGTTTCCTTGTTGAGGGATAACAAATATTTGTGCTTCTACAATTTATTGCCATTGGTTGGTAACATATATCGTTACATTCTGTCAGTTTTTAATGAAAGCTTCCAAGTTTGGAAACTCTTAGAAAAATTATTCTAAGTTTTAAACTTAAATAATACATTCAACTATCTTTATTTCTGTCAATTATATGAACTCTTATGTTTTAATTGGAGCAACTTTTAATTATGCAGGTGATTCACGGTAATGTTCATCATCTAATCATGTCTTGGCATGTCACatagtgaat
The window above is part of the Musa acuminata AAA Group cultivar baxijiao chromosome BXJ2-6, Cavendish_Baxijiao_AAA, whole genome shotgun sequence genome. Proteins encoded here:
- the LOC135615365 gene encoding lecithin-cholesterol acyltransferase-like 1 translates to MAAGHELYPLILVPGLSGNQLEARLTEDYLPPLPALQAPQAAGWFRIWMDRSLLLDSAAQRCFAHQLSLFYDPDADDFRNVPGVETRVPFFGSTEGLRFLDPNRKDSSICMDTLVKSLEEIGYQDNLNLFGAPYDFRYSLAGGGHPSKVATQYLQDLRELVEQASKMNGDKPVIILTHSYGGLLTLHLLNRNPSWWRRKFIKHFIALSAPWGGIVVEMFMFTSGDTIGMPLVDPLTIREQFRRTESNLWLLPFPKTFGNRPLVVTRDRNYSATNMAEFLQAIGFQEGVKPYVSRILPLLEEMAAPGVPVTCIIGVGVDTPETFLYNGEGKFDEPPEVVSGDGDGLVNLASLLALESEWSDAPEQELKVIKIPNATHAGILTQEFAVTEIIRRVLDVNSVPA